A single region of the Vanacampus margaritifer isolate UIUO_Vmar chromosome 13, RoL_Vmar_1.0, whole genome shotgun sequence genome encodes:
- the kank4 gene encoding uncharacterized protein kank4 isoform X2, whose translation MDKKSGNGFQTTASEGAVQRKQLPYSVETPYGFHLDLDFLKYVDDIEKGNTIKRVHIQRRVKGPPKFSTLPRNFSLPGHGIRPAPKDSPWSGTSTLGPKPKSRLTEVTQISDLRANEGGSAIRATSVVSARFRDEGVLGAQIIEEKMMGTQTRPNLLRASSMPVTLQQRKSSDSSSPDRIVGTPENGSTENVFRASPDVTERRCAPQERVGIHQQITVALKRVRELEEQVKTIPELKAQICSLRLEREQLLCQLQAQEKAQASTLSSKMAPCDDAGIETRPQTSRQGFNLSLTPHINQTLTRKAVTEGKKQVSPEARMTLEKETGNKESVKSLCQQESIIQTQLPEKCVQQETVGSPLEHAGQEDDNATKEDNLVDSGNVQNLHEKLVLLEDKLLKASQELERTNHLLKEQIVENQVKDEKILQFSEGLRVDVSPSETHNRPRRESIDTGTETDRLDYTNQETETESPGTVDQGTDTERICIEVCVPVPIFEFIDKETETTKVDTQDKVTEVMAEGFLVNPQLPEVNRMEQGTLTEIAITKNQMTETTVAKSKEETDYPQRSRASSVDRGIETERVDTVDRVTETEIAQMNEQHTETEVERLQDSNPVRNAKTESHEVENTGNQRDEVHVSVSESEEGKNMNERIKTDHRGNETLALNVITDSSVSDKRSVIKEETVGSDFVNQTEESNSSQVVTGELAEAPIDVSLVQNNPETKPILPLDNVETEQVSQSLGETLSTVAVVTASETATVKTAVPVRPQRGRRPSADQSQPTTPQLQAPPVSARKKASEIQGDKSKTAPQSSVEICDPQVKDESPSQSQSGQNATESSCEKESQSQSQSEIQSPSSSAKDVQTRPKSIQAPSKTRTRRDSKDLTRVSNVSQPLRRGSNEGQTHPTRRPSGEVQSPSRRLSDESQRLKKEPELQTVRRCSSETAQRRSSGEATASRHDTDEAQQVRRSSSESPTSPAALGQVVTRITGLLGEQWAQLGSSSGVQTSVSQQQSPSTQKQTAGKSTEAGKGALAKPAGKATTAGKPTGKPGPSKMSSIQSQLVSSLSVLSAFYSPGQKGANKQQDQGLKSIMKKNGVADKQGNKGTKKNLKFVGVNGGYESTSSDESSGEEKAKMDVEGEGSEAEEEKNKEPTSAEKPEEAADAQGKDAEIVHDEEGAVAAQKESAKDLLDPDSSHDLPGEEAEGEKVDKSFIDACLYVKDRMEEVTSPDKEMRQVLVVLYQEWFKVSSQKTSQADTVRLYLRQVGLTTPTLLPYVINLTDGNGNMALHYSVSHSNFPVVKLLLDTGLCETDNVNKAGYTPVMLAALTAAESADDLEVVQQLLRLGDVNARSRQMGQTGLMLAVSHGRLAMVKLLLSCGADVNAQDYEGSAALMCASEHGHTHIARLLLETGHCNTSLTDKNGQTAQEVAEGSSHPDVVELIKAHGEAASGH comes from the exons ATGGACAAAAAAAGTG GCAATGGCTTTCAGACAACGGCAAGTGAAGGTGCTGTGCAGAGAAAGCAACTACCCTACTCTGTAGAAACTCCTTATGGCTTCCATCTGGACTTGGATTTTCTCAAATATGTTGATGATATTGAAAAAGGCAATACTATCAAAAGAGTGCACATCCAACGTCGGGTCAAGGGTCCTCCCAAATTCAGTACTCTACCCAGAAATTTCAGTCTCCCAGGACATGGTATCCGGCCAGCCCCTAAAGACAGCCCGTGGTCTGGGACATCTACCTTGGGACCAAAACCTAAATCACGGCTAACAGAGGTTACACAGATCTCTGATTTGAGAGCAAATGAAGGAGGGTCAGCTATTCGAGCAACTAGTGTTGTTTCAGCTAGGTTTCGAGATGAAGGTGTTCTGGGAGCTCAGATTATTGAAGAAAAAATGATGGGCACTCAAACCCGGCCCAACTTGCTTCGAGCATCAAGTATGCCCGTCACATTACAACAGCGGAAAAGCTCTGATTCAAGTAGTCCAGACCGTATTGTGGGAACACCAGAGAATGGCtcaactgaaaatgtttttagggCATCACCAGATGTAACTGAAAGAAGATGTGCTCCTCAAGAACGAGTGGGGATTCACCAGCAGATTACAGTGGCTTTGAAGCGGGTCAGAGAGCTTGAAGAACAGGTCAAAACCATCCCTGAACTTAAGGCTCAGATCTGCTCACTAAGGTTGGAGAGGGAGCAGCTACTATGTCAGCTTCAGGCCCAAGAAAAGGCCCAGGCTTCCACATTATCATCTAAAATGGCTCCATGTGATGATGCTGGGATTGAAACTCGACCACAAACAAGCAGACAAGGATTTAATCTGTCTCTGACACCACACATTAATCAGACTTTGACAAGAAAGGCAGTaactgaggggaaaaaacaggttAGCCCGGAGGCACGTATGACACTTGAAAAAGAGACTGGAAATAAAGAATCGGTTAAGAGTTTGTGTCAGCAAGAATCTATTATTCAAACACAACTGCCAGAAAAATGTGTACAACAGGAGACTGTAGGGAGTCCACTTGAACATGCAGGCCAAGAAGATGATAATGCAACAAAAGAAGATAATTTGGTGGACTCGGGTAATGTACAGAATTTGCATGAAAAGCTAGTATTACTGGAGGATAAACTTCTAAAGGCCAGTCAAGAACTGGAAAGAACTAATCATCTGTTGAAAGAACAAATAGTGGAGAACCAAGTGAAAGATGAGAAAATTCTACAGTTTAGTGAGGGATTAAGAGTAGATGTGAGTCCATCAGAAACACACAATAGACCAAGAAGAGAGAGTATAGATACAGGGACAGAGACTGATAGATTAGACTACACCAACCAAGAGACGGAGACAGAATCACCTGGTACAGTAGATCAAGGAACTGATACAGAAAGAATCTGTATTGAAGTGTGTGTCCCCGTACCAATATTTGAATTTATCGATAAAGAAACAGAGACTACCAAAGTGGACACTCAGGACAAAGTGACAGAAGTTATGGCAGAAGGTTTTCTTGTCAACCCACAATTACCGGAAGTTAACAGAATGGAACAGGGTACACTGACTGAAATAGCAATCACTAAGAATCAGATGACTGAGACAACTGTAGCCAAATCAAAGGAGGAGACAGACTATCCACAGAGGTCAAGGGCCAGCAGTGTTGATAGAGGGATAGAGACAGAAAGAGTGGACACAGTGGACAGGGTGACAGAGACAGAGATAGCACAGATGAATGAGCAGCATACTGAGACAGAAGTAGAAAGACTGCAAGACAGCAATCCAGTTAGAAATGCTAAAACAGAGAGTCATGAGGTGGAAAATACAGGCAACCAGAGGGATGAGGTTCATGTTAGCGTCAGTGAAAGTGAAGAAGGCAAGAATATGAATGAAAGAATCAAGACAGATCACAGAGGCAATGAAACTCTGGCATTAAACGTTATTACAGATAGTTCTGTTTCAGATAAAAGAAGTGTGATTAAAGAAGAAACTGTAGGTTCAGATTTTGTTAACCAGACCGAAGAAAGCAATAGTTCACAAGTTGTAACAGGTGAACTTGCAGAAGCTCCAATAGACGTAAGTCTTGTGCAAAATAACCCAGAAACAAAACCAATACTACCTTTAGACAATGTTGAAACAGAGCAAGTTTCACAGAGTTTAGGAGAGACTCTAAGTACTGTTGCTGTTGTAACAGCATCAGAGACTGCCACTGTGAAAACAGCTGTTCCGGTAAGACCTCAGAGAGGCCGTAGGCCGTCAGCAGATCAGTCACAACCAACAACTCCTCAACTTCAAGCTCCTCCTGTGTCTGCCCGCAAGAAAGCCAGTGAAATTCAAGGTGATAAATCAAAGACTGCACCTCAATCCTCTGTAGAAATCTGTGACCCACAGGTGAAAGATGAATCTCCATCTCAGTCTCAGTCCGGGCAGAATGCTACGGAGTCATCATGTGAGAAAGAATCTCAATCACAATCTCAATCTGAGATTCAAAGCCCATCATCAAGCGCCAAGGACGTCCAAACTCGACCAAAATCAATCCAAGCCCCATCTAAAACTAGAACTCGACGGGATTCAAAAGATCTGACTAGAGTATCTAATGTATCACAGCCTTTAAGACGTGGATCCAACGAGGGCCAGACACACCCAACACGCCGTCCATCAGGTGAAGTCCAATCTCCGTCTCGAAGATTGTCCGATGAGAGTCAACGGCTTAAGAAAGAACCTGAATTACAGACGGTACGCAGATGCTCCAGTGAAACAGCTCAGCGTCGGAGTTCTGGGGAAGCCACGGCCTCACGTCACGATACTGACGAAGCGCAGCAGGTACGCAGAAGCTCAAGCGAGTCACCAACTTCGCCCGCTGCTTTAGGTCAAGTCGTAACCCGGATAACAGGGCTTCTGGGAGAGCAGTGGGCTCAGTTGGGGAGCAGCTCCGGAGTGCAAACCTCGGTCAGCCAGCAGCAGAGTCCCAGCACGCAAAAACAGACAGCAGGGAAAAGCACCGAGGCAGGAAAGGGAGCCTTGGCCAAGCCTGCGGGGAAAGCAACAACAGCTGGGAAACCAACTGGAAAGCCTGGCCCCTCCAAGATGAGCTCTATTCAGAGTCAGTTAGTCAGTTCCCTTAGTGTTCTTTCTGCCTTTTACTCACCAGGCCAAAAAGGTGCCAACAAACAGCAAGATCAAG GTCTCAAATCTATTATGAAGAAAAATGGGGTTGCTGACAAGCAAGGGAATAAGGGAACCAAGAAAAACCTGAAGTTTGTCGGGGTGAATGGAGG GTACGAGAGCACGTCGAGCGACGAGTCCAGTGGTGAGGAGAAGGCAAAGATGGATGTGGAAGGAGAGGGCTCAGAGgctgaggaggaaaaaaacaaggagCCGACCTCAGCAGAAAAGCCTGAGGAGGCCGCAGATGCACAGGGGAAAGATGCTGAAATAGTGCATGATGAAGAAGGTGCAGTCGCTGCACAGAAAGAGAGTGCAAAAGACCTGCTGGATCCAGACAGTAGCCATGATCTCCCTGGGGAAGAAGCTGAAGG GGAAAAAGTTGACAAGAGCTTTATAGATGCCTGCCTCTATGTAAAGGATCGCATGGAGGAGGTTACATCACCAGATAAAGAAATG CGTCAAGTTCTAGTGGTCCTCTACCAGGAATGGTTCAAAGTTTCCAGTCAGAAAACTTCGCAAGCCGATACTGTCCGATTGTACCTGCGCCAAGTGGGCTTGACCACACCAACTCTGCTGCCATATGTTATTAACCTGACAGACGGCAACGGTAACATGGCTCTCCACTACAGTGTCTCACATTCAAACTTCCCCGTGGTCAAGCTGCTGCTTGATACTG GACTTTGTGAAACCGACAATGTGAACAAGGCAGGCTACACTCCGGTGATGCTGGCTGCACTCACAGCTGCTGAGAGTGCTGATGATTTGGAGGTCGTGCAACAGCTGCTGAGACTCGGTGACGTTAACGCACGCTCCAGACAG ATGGGTCAGACAGGGCTGATGCTCGCCGTGAGCCACGGTCGCCTTGCTATGGTGAAGCTGCTGCTGAGTTGTGGCGCAGATGTAAATGCTCAGGATTATGAGGGCTCCGCGGCCTTGATGTGTGCCAGCGAGCACGGCCACACTCACATTGCCCGCCTGCTGCTGGAGACAGGTCACTGCAACACCAGCCTCACAGATAAG AATGGACAGACCGCTCAGGAGGTGGCAGAAGGATCTTCCCACCCAGATGTTGTTGAACTCATCAAGGCCCACGGCGAGGCTGCGTCTGGCCACTGA
- the kank4 gene encoding uncharacterized protein kank4 isoform X1, which translates to MDKKSGNGFQTTASEGAVQRKQLPYSVETPYGFHLDLDFLKYVDDIEKGNTIKRVHIQRRVKGPPKFSTLPRNFSLPGHGIRPAPKDSPWSGTSTLGPKPKSRLTEVTQISDLRANEGGSAIRATSVVSARFRDEGVLGAQIIEEKMMGTQTRPNLLRASSMPVTLQQRKSSDSSSPDRIVGTPENGSTENVFRASPDVTERRCAPQERVGIHQQITVALKRVRELEEQVKTIPELKAQICSLRLEREQLLCQLQAQEKAQASTLSSKMAPCDDAGIETRPQTSRQGFNLSLTPHINQTLTRKAVTEGKKQVSPEARMTLEKETGNKESVKSLCQQESIIQTQLPEKCVQQETVGSPLEHAGQEDDNATKEDNLVDSGNVQNLHEKLVLLEDKLLKASQELERTNHLLKEQIVENQVKDEKILQFSEGLRVDVSPSETHNRPRRESIDTGTETDRLDYTNQETETESPGTVDQGTDTERICIEVCVPVPIFEFIDKETETTKVDTQDKVTEVMAEGFLVNPQLPEVNRMEQGTLTEIAITKNQMTETTVAKSKEETDYPQRSRASSVDRGIETERVDTVDRVTETEIAQMNEQHTETEVERLQDSNPVRNAKTESHEVENTGNQRDEVHVSVSESEEGKNMNERIKTDHRGNETLALNVITDSSVSDKRSVIKEETVGSDFVNQTEESNSSQVVTGELAEAPIDVSLVQNNPETKPILPLDNVETEQVSQSLGETLSTVAVVTASETATVKTAVPVRPQRGRRPSADQSQPTTPQLQAPPVSARKKASEIQGDKSKTAPQSSVEICDPQVKDESPSQSQSGQNATESSCEKESQSQSQSEIQSPSSSAKDVQTRPKSIQAPSKTRTRRDSKDLTRVSNVSQPLRRGSNEGQTHPTRRPSGEVQSPSRRLSDESQRLKKEPELQTVRRCSSETAQRRSSGEATASRHDTDEAQQVRRSSSESPTSPAALGQVVTRITGLLGEQWAQLGSSSGVQTSVSQQQSPSTQKQTAGKSTEAGKGALAKPAGKATTAGKPTGKPGPSKMSSIQSQLVSSLSVLSAFYSPGQKGANKQQDQGLKSIMKKNGVADKQGNKGTKKNLKFVGVNGGYTHVSRYESTSSDESSGEEKAKMDVEGEGSEAEEEKNKEPTSAEKPEEAADAQGKDAEIVHDEEGAVAAQKESAKDLLDPDSSHDLPGEEAEGEKVDKSFIDACLYVKDRMEEVTSPDKEMRQVLVVLYQEWFKVSSQKTSQADTVRLYLRQVGLTTPTLLPYVINLTDGNGNMALHYSVSHSNFPVVKLLLDTGLCETDNVNKAGYTPVMLAALTAAESADDLEVVQQLLRLGDVNARSRQMGQTGLMLAVSHGRLAMVKLLLSCGADVNAQDYEGSAALMCASEHGHTHIARLLLETGHCNTSLTDKNGQTAQEVAEGSSHPDVVELIKAHGEAASGH; encoded by the exons ATGGACAAAAAAAGTG GCAATGGCTTTCAGACAACGGCAAGTGAAGGTGCTGTGCAGAGAAAGCAACTACCCTACTCTGTAGAAACTCCTTATGGCTTCCATCTGGACTTGGATTTTCTCAAATATGTTGATGATATTGAAAAAGGCAATACTATCAAAAGAGTGCACATCCAACGTCGGGTCAAGGGTCCTCCCAAATTCAGTACTCTACCCAGAAATTTCAGTCTCCCAGGACATGGTATCCGGCCAGCCCCTAAAGACAGCCCGTGGTCTGGGACATCTACCTTGGGACCAAAACCTAAATCACGGCTAACAGAGGTTACACAGATCTCTGATTTGAGAGCAAATGAAGGAGGGTCAGCTATTCGAGCAACTAGTGTTGTTTCAGCTAGGTTTCGAGATGAAGGTGTTCTGGGAGCTCAGATTATTGAAGAAAAAATGATGGGCACTCAAACCCGGCCCAACTTGCTTCGAGCATCAAGTATGCCCGTCACATTACAACAGCGGAAAAGCTCTGATTCAAGTAGTCCAGACCGTATTGTGGGAACACCAGAGAATGGCtcaactgaaaatgtttttagggCATCACCAGATGTAACTGAAAGAAGATGTGCTCCTCAAGAACGAGTGGGGATTCACCAGCAGATTACAGTGGCTTTGAAGCGGGTCAGAGAGCTTGAAGAACAGGTCAAAACCATCCCTGAACTTAAGGCTCAGATCTGCTCACTAAGGTTGGAGAGGGAGCAGCTACTATGTCAGCTTCAGGCCCAAGAAAAGGCCCAGGCTTCCACATTATCATCTAAAATGGCTCCATGTGATGATGCTGGGATTGAAACTCGACCACAAACAAGCAGACAAGGATTTAATCTGTCTCTGACACCACACATTAATCAGACTTTGACAAGAAAGGCAGTaactgaggggaaaaaacaggttAGCCCGGAGGCACGTATGACACTTGAAAAAGAGACTGGAAATAAAGAATCGGTTAAGAGTTTGTGTCAGCAAGAATCTATTATTCAAACACAACTGCCAGAAAAATGTGTACAACAGGAGACTGTAGGGAGTCCACTTGAACATGCAGGCCAAGAAGATGATAATGCAACAAAAGAAGATAATTTGGTGGACTCGGGTAATGTACAGAATTTGCATGAAAAGCTAGTATTACTGGAGGATAAACTTCTAAAGGCCAGTCAAGAACTGGAAAGAACTAATCATCTGTTGAAAGAACAAATAGTGGAGAACCAAGTGAAAGATGAGAAAATTCTACAGTTTAGTGAGGGATTAAGAGTAGATGTGAGTCCATCAGAAACACACAATAGACCAAGAAGAGAGAGTATAGATACAGGGACAGAGACTGATAGATTAGACTACACCAACCAAGAGACGGAGACAGAATCACCTGGTACAGTAGATCAAGGAACTGATACAGAAAGAATCTGTATTGAAGTGTGTGTCCCCGTACCAATATTTGAATTTATCGATAAAGAAACAGAGACTACCAAAGTGGACACTCAGGACAAAGTGACAGAAGTTATGGCAGAAGGTTTTCTTGTCAACCCACAATTACCGGAAGTTAACAGAATGGAACAGGGTACACTGACTGAAATAGCAATCACTAAGAATCAGATGACTGAGACAACTGTAGCCAAATCAAAGGAGGAGACAGACTATCCACAGAGGTCAAGGGCCAGCAGTGTTGATAGAGGGATAGAGACAGAAAGAGTGGACACAGTGGACAGGGTGACAGAGACAGAGATAGCACAGATGAATGAGCAGCATACTGAGACAGAAGTAGAAAGACTGCAAGACAGCAATCCAGTTAGAAATGCTAAAACAGAGAGTCATGAGGTGGAAAATACAGGCAACCAGAGGGATGAGGTTCATGTTAGCGTCAGTGAAAGTGAAGAAGGCAAGAATATGAATGAAAGAATCAAGACAGATCACAGAGGCAATGAAACTCTGGCATTAAACGTTATTACAGATAGTTCTGTTTCAGATAAAAGAAGTGTGATTAAAGAAGAAACTGTAGGTTCAGATTTTGTTAACCAGACCGAAGAAAGCAATAGTTCACAAGTTGTAACAGGTGAACTTGCAGAAGCTCCAATAGACGTAAGTCTTGTGCAAAATAACCCAGAAACAAAACCAATACTACCTTTAGACAATGTTGAAACAGAGCAAGTTTCACAGAGTTTAGGAGAGACTCTAAGTACTGTTGCTGTTGTAACAGCATCAGAGACTGCCACTGTGAAAACAGCTGTTCCGGTAAGACCTCAGAGAGGCCGTAGGCCGTCAGCAGATCAGTCACAACCAACAACTCCTCAACTTCAAGCTCCTCCTGTGTCTGCCCGCAAGAAAGCCAGTGAAATTCAAGGTGATAAATCAAAGACTGCACCTCAATCCTCTGTAGAAATCTGTGACCCACAGGTGAAAGATGAATCTCCATCTCAGTCTCAGTCCGGGCAGAATGCTACGGAGTCATCATGTGAGAAAGAATCTCAATCACAATCTCAATCTGAGATTCAAAGCCCATCATCAAGCGCCAAGGACGTCCAAACTCGACCAAAATCAATCCAAGCCCCATCTAAAACTAGAACTCGACGGGATTCAAAAGATCTGACTAGAGTATCTAATGTATCACAGCCTTTAAGACGTGGATCCAACGAGGGCCAGACACACCCAACACGCCGTCCATCAGGTGAAGTCCAATCTCCGTCTCGAAGATTGTCCGATGAGAGTCAACGGCTTAAGAAAGAACCTGAATTACAGACGGTACGCAGATGCTCCAGTGAAACAGCTCAGCGTCGGAGTTCTGGGGAAGCCACGGCCTCACGTCACGATACTGACGAAGCGCAGCAGGTACGCAGAAGCTCAAGCGAGTCACCAACTTCGCCCGCTGCTTTAGGTCAAGTCGTAACCCGGATAACAGGGCTTCTGGGAGAGCAGTGGGCTCAGTTGGGGAGCAGCTCCGGAGTGCAAACCTCGGTCAGCCAGCAGCAGAGTCCCAGCACGCAAAAACAGACAGCAGGGAAAAGCACCGAGGCAGGAAAGGGAGCCTTGGCCAAGCCTGCGGGGAAAGCAACAACAGCTGGGAAACCAACTGGAAAGCCTGGCCCCTCCAAGATGAGCTCTATTCAGAGTCAGTTAGTCAGTTCCCTTAGTGTTCTTTCTGCCTTTTACTCACCAGGCCAAAAAGGTGCCAACAAACAGCAAGATCAAG GTCTCAAATCTATTATGAAGAAAAATGGGGTTGCTGACAAGCAAGGGAATAAGGGAACCAAGAAAAACCTGAAGTTTGTCGGGGTGAATGGAGG GTACACACATGTGAGCAG GTACGAGAGCACGTCGAGCGACGAGTCCAGTGGTGAGGAGAAGGCAAAGATGGATGTGGAAGGAGAGGGCTCAGAGgctgaggaggaaaaaaacaaggagCCGACCTCAGCAGAAAAGCCTGAGGAGGCCGCAGATGCACAGGGGAAAGATGCTGAAATAGTGCATGATGAAGAAGGTGCAGTCGCTGCACAGAAAGAGAGTGCAAAAGACCTGCTGGATCCAGACAGTAGCCATGATCTCCCTGGGGAAGAAGCTGAAGG GGAAAAAGTTGACAAGAGCTTTATAGATGCCTGCCTCTATGTAAAGGATCGCATGGAGGAGGTTACATCACCAGATAAAGAAATG CGTCAAGTTCTAGTGGTCCTCTACCAGGAATGGTTCAAAGTTTCCAGTCAGAAAACTTCGCAAGCCGATACTGTCCGATTGTACCTGCGCCAAGTGGGCTTGACCACACCAACTCTGCTGCCATATGTTATTAACCTGACAGACGGCAACGGTAACATGGCTCTCCACTACAGTGTCTCACATTCAAACTTCCCCGTGGTCAAGCTGCTGCTTGATACTG GACTTTGTGAAACCGACAATGTGAACAAGGCAGGCTACACTCCGGTGATGCTGGCTGCACTCACAGCTGCTGAGAGTGCTGATGATTTGGAGGTCGTGCAACAGCTGCTGAGACTCGGTGACGTTAACGCACGCTCCAGACAG ATGGGTCAGACAGGGCTGATGCTCGCCGTGAGCCACGGTCGCCTTGCTATGGTGAAGCTGCTGCTGAGTTGTGGCGCAGATGTAAATGCTCAGGATTATGAGGGCTCCGCGGCCTTGATGTGTGCCAGCGAGCACGGCCACACTCACATTGCCCGCCTGCTGCTGGAGACAGGTCACTGCAACACCAGCCTCACAGATAAG AATGGACAGACCGCTCAGGAGGTGGCAGAAGGATCTTCCCACCCAGATGTTGTTGAACTCATCAAGGCCCACGGCGAGGCTGCGTCTGGCCACTGA